The following proteins are encoded in a genomic region of Hippopotamus amphibius kiboko isolate mHipAmp2 chromosome 8, mHipAmp2.hap2, whole genome shotgun sequence:
- the KLHL41 gene encoding kelch-like protein 41 translates to MDSQRELAEELRLYQSTLLQDGLKDLLDEKKFIDCTLKAGDKSLPCHRLILSACSPYFREYFLSEIDEAKKKEIVLDNVDPAVLDLIIRYLYSASIDLNDGNVQDIFALASRFQIPSVFTVCVSYLQKRLAPGNCLAILRLGLLLDCPRLAISAREFVSDRFVQICKEEDFMQLSPQELISVISNDSLNVEKEEAVFEAVMKWVRTDKENRVKNLSEVFDCIRFRLMTEKYFKDHVEKDDIIKSNPELQKKIKVLKDAFAGKLPEPSKSTEKAAAGEVNGDVGDEDLLPGYLNDIPRHGMFVKDLILLVNDTAAVAYDPTENECYLTALAEQIPRNHSSIVTQQNQVYVVGGLYVDEENKDQPLQSYFFQLDNVASEWVGLPPLPSARCLFGLGEVDDKIYVVAGKDLQTEASLDSVLCYDPVAAKWNEVKKLPIKVYGHSVISHKGMIYCLGGKTDDKKCTNRVFIYNPKKGDWKDLAPMKTPRSMFGVAVHKGRIVIAGGVTEDGLSASVEAFDLITNKWEVMTEFPQERSSISLVSLAGSLYAVGGFAMIQLESKEFAPTEVNDIWKYEDDKKEWAGMLKEIRYASGASCLATRLNLFKLSKL, encoded by the exons ATGGATTCCCAGCGGGAACTCGCAGAGGAACTGCGGCTTTACCAATCCACCCTTCTTCAGGATGGTCTAAAAGATCTCCTGGATGAGAAAAAATTCATCGATTGCACCCTGAAAGCAGGTGACAAAAGTCTTCCTTGCCACAGATTGATTTTGTCAGCTTGTAGTCCTTACTTCCGTGAgtattttttatctgaaattgaTGAGGCGAAAAAAAAGGAGATAGTACTAGATAATGTGGATCCTGCTGTCCTGGATTTAATCATTAGGTACCTATACTCTGCCAGTATTGATCTCAACGATGGAAATGTGCAAGATATTTTTGCATTGGCCAGCCGCTTTCAGATCCCCTCCGTGTTCACTGTCTGCGTTTCTTATCTTCAGAAAAGACTTGCTCCTGGTAACTGTCTAGCTATCCTGAGATTAGGACTTCTCCTTGACTGCCCGAGACTCGCCATCTCTGCCCGTGAATTTGTGTCTGACCGCTTTGTACAGATCTGTAAGGAAGAGGACTTCATGCAGCTGTCTCCACAGGAGCTGATCTCAGTCATTTCCAATGACAGCCTAAACgtagaaaaggaagaagcagTGTTTGAAGCAGTGATGAAATGGGTGcgaacagacaaagaaaacagggTTAAAAACCTTAGTGAAGTGTTTGATTGTATCCGTTTTCGCCTgatgacagaaaaatattttaaagatcatGTTGAGAAAGATGATATAATTAAAAGCAACCCAGAActccagaaaaaaatcaaagttctcAAAGATGCCTTTGCAGGCAAACTCCCAGAACCTAGCAAAAGCACAGAGAAGGCTGCGGCTGGTGAGGTGAACGGTGATGTTGGGGATGAAGATTTACTCCCCGGTTACCTGAACGATATTCCCAGGCACGGGATGTTTGTCAAAGACCTCATCCTCTTGGTGAATGACACAGCTGCAGTGGCTTACGATCCCACGGAAAATGAGTGCTACCTTACTGCCCTGGCTGAGCAGATCCCCAGAAATCATTCCAGCATTGTTACCCAGCAGAATCAGGTGTACGTGGTAGGAGGCCTGTATGTGGACGAGGAAAATAAAGACCAGCCTCTACAGTCATACTTCTTCCAG cttgATAACGTAGCATCTGAGTGGGTCGGACTTCCACCTCTGCCCTCAGCCAGGTGTCTCTTCGGTCTGGGAGAGGTAGATGACAAAATCTATGTAGTTGCAGGCAAAGACCTGCAAACAGAGGCTTCGCTGGATTCTGTCTTATGCTATGATCCTGT GGCGGCAAAATGGAATGAAGTTAAAAAACTTCCCATCAAAGTCTATGGCCATAGTGTGATTTCACATAAAGGGATGATATATTGTCTTGGAGGAAAGACAGATGACAA AAAGTGTACAAACAGAGTGTTTATCTACAACCCTAAAAAAGGAGATTGGAAAGATCTGGCTCCAATGAAAACCCCTCGTTCCATGTTTGGAGTGGCAGTTCATAAAGGCAGAATTGTGATTGCTGGAGGCGTCACTGAAGATGGTCTTTCAGCTTCAGTTGAAGCTTTTGACCTCATCACCAATAA GTGGGAAGTCATGACTGAATTTCCCCAAGAAAGAAGTTCCATCAGTTTGGTCAGCCTGGCTGGGTCCTTGTATGCCGTTGGGGGTTTTGCCATGATTCAGCTGGAGTCTAAAGAATTTGCACCCACTGAAGTCAATGACATATGGAA